The Streptomyces sp. DH-12 genome has a window encoding:
- a CDS encoding nucleoside deaminase produces the protein MAVRDDELPYLRRCVELAAEALEAGDEPFGSVLVSGDGTVLAEDHNRVASGDRTRHPEFELARWAAAHMTPGERAAATVYTSGEHCPMCAAAHAWVGLGRIVYVASSEQLAAWLAELGVPEPPVRTLPVSAIAPGVAVEGPVPELTGDIAALHRRFHRRSD, from the coding sequence ATGGCTGTGCGGGACGACGAACTGCCGTATCTGCGGCGCTGCGTGGAACTGGCCGCCGAGGCGCTGGAGGCGGGCGACGAGCCGTTCGGCTCGGTGCTGGTGTCCGGGGACGGCACGGTGCTCGCCGAGGACCACAACCGGGTGGCGTCCGGTGACCGCACCCGGCACCCGGAGTTCGAGCTGGCGCGCTGGGCGGCGGCGCACATGACGCCCGGGGAACGAGCGGCCGCCACCGTCTACACCTCCGGGGAGCACTGCCCGATGTGCGCCGCCGCCCACGCCTGGGTGGGCCTGGGACGCATCGTGTACGTCGCCTCGTCCGAGCAGCTGGCGGCCTGGCTGGCGGAGCTGGGCGTGCCCGAGCCGCCCGTGCGGACCCTGCCGGTCTCCGCGATCGCCCCGGGTGTGGCCGTGGAGGGGCCGGTGCCTGAACTGACCGGGGACATCGCGGCGTTGCACCGGCGGTTCCATCGGCGAAGCGACTGA
- a CDS encoding glycoside hydrolase family 19 protein — protein sequence MSRRRIAAVTAALVLAGSAPLLLPAATTTASAATAAACSSYPAWVAGQWYEAGAIVRYTDGKAYVAEHANPGYDPTISTWYWEPYACDNGPGTPVGNFVVTEAQFNRMFPNRNPFYTYSGLTAALSAYPGFANTGSDTVKKQEAAAFLANVSHETGGLVHVVEQNQANYPHYCDWSQPYGCPAGQAAYYGRGPIQLSWNFNYKAAGDALGIDLLNNPWLVQNDAAVAWKTALWYWNTQRGPGSMTPHAAMVNGAGFGQTIRSINGSLECDGRNPAQVQSRVTKYQQFTEILGTTPGGNLYC from the coding sequence TTGTCGAGACGTCGTATCGCCGCCGTGACCGCTGCCCTCGTCCTCGCCGGCAGCGCGCCCCTGCTGCTCCCCGCCGCGACCACGACCGCCTCGGCCGCCACCGCGGCCGCGTGTTCCAGCTACCCCGCCTGGGTCGCCGGACAGTGGTACGAGGCGGGCGCGATCGTCCGCTACACCGACGGCAAGGCGTACGTGGCCGAACACGCCAACCCGGGCTACGACCCCACCATCAGCACCTGGTACTGGGAGCCGTACGCCTGTGACAACGGGCCCGGGACGCCCGTCGGGAACTTCGTCGTGACCGAGGCGCAGTTCAACCGGATGTTCCCGAACCGGAACCCCTTCTACACGTACAGCGGCCTCACCGCCGCGCTCAGCGCCTATCCCGGCTTCGCCAACACCGGCAGCGACACGGTGAAGAAGCAGGAGGCCGCCGCGTTCCTCGCCAACGTCAGTCACGAGACCGGCGGCCTGGTGCACGTCGTGGAGCAGAACCAGGCCAACTACCCGCACTACTGCGACTGGAGCCAGCCGTACGGCTGCCCGGCCGGCCAGGCCGCCTACTACGGGCGTGGGCCCATCCAGCTGAGCTGGAACTTCAACTACAAGGCGGCGGGCGACGCGCTGGGCATCGACCTGCTCAACAACCCCTGGCTGGTGCAGAACGACGCGGCCGTCGCCTGGAAGACCGCCCTCTGGTACTGGAACACCCAGAGGGGGCCGGGCAGCATGACCCCGCACGCGGCCATGGTCAACGGGGCTGGATTCGGCCAGACGATCCGCAGCATCAACGGCTCCCTGGAGTGCGACGGGAGGAACCCGGCGCAGGTGCAGAGCCGGGTGACGAAGTACCAGCAGTTCACCGAGATCCTCGGGACGACTCCCGGCGGCAACCTGTACTGCTGA
- a CDS encoding VOC family protein encodes MRRIALVTLVVHDYDEAIRFYTEALGFRLVEDAPRPDGGRWVVVEPGAGHTGAALLLARAAGEEQRARVGDQTGGRVGFFLHTDDFARDHARMTAAGVTFLEEPRHEPYGSVAVFQDLYGNRWDLLRPAV; translated from the coding sequence ATGAGACGCATCGCCCTGGTCACCCTCGTCGTCCACGACTACGACGAGGCGATCCGCTTCTACACCGAGGCCCTCGGCTTCCGGCTCGTCGAGGACGCGCCCCGGCCGGACGGCGGCCGCTGGGTCGTCGTCGAGCCCGGCGCCGGGCACACCGGCGCCGCGCTGCTGCTGGCCCGCGCCGCGGGGGAGGAGCAGCGGGCCCGGGTGGGCGACCAGACCGGCGGACGCGTGGGCTTCTTCCTGCACACCGACGACTTCGCCCGCGACCACGCCCGCATGACCGCCGCCGGGGTGACCTTCCTGGAGGAGCCGCGCCACGAGCCGTACGGCTCGGTCGCCGTCTTCCAGGACCTGTACGGCAACCGCTGGGACCTGCTCCGGCCCGCCGTCTGA
- a CDS encoding DUF664 domain-containing protein: MHAKDILIDGFGRVREEVHAAVEGLGPDELAARPAPDANSIAWLVWHLTRIQDDHVADAFGLEQVWPADGWEERFGLGLPRGATGFGHTPAQVAEVRVESADLLTGYHDAVHEQTLGALRTLTAKDLRRVVDENWDPPVTLGVRLVSVLSDDLQHVGQAAYARGLLQSAAS, from the coding sequence ATGCATGCCAAGGACATCCTCATCGACGGCTTCGGCCGCGTCCGGGAAGAGGTGCACGCCGCCGTCGAGGGCCTCGGCCCCGACGAGCTCGCCGCCCGGCCCGCGCCGGACGCCAACAGCATCGCGTGGCTGGTGTGGCACCTCACCCGGATCCAGGACGACCACGTGGCGGACGCCTTCGGGCTGGAGCAGGTGTGGCCGGCCGACGGCTGGGAGGAGCGGTTCGGGCTCGGCCTGCCGCGCGGCGCGACCGGGTTCGGGCACACCCCGGCGCAGGTCGCCGAGGTCCGCGTCGAGTCGGCCGACCTGCTGACCGGCTATCACGACGCCGTGCACGAGCAGACCCTGGGCGCCCTGCGGACGCTCACCGCCAAGGACCTGCGACGCGTCGTCGACGAGAACTGGGACCCGCCGGTCACCCTGGGCGTGCGGCTGGTCAGCGTCCTGTCCGACGACCTCCAGCACGTCGGACAGGCCGCCTACGCCCGCGGGCTGCTGCAGAGCGCCGCTTCGTAA
- a CDS encoding adenosine deaminase produces MSSTRIDADTIRRLPKAVLHDHLDGGLRPATVVELAETVGHPLPTTDPDELAAWYVEAANSGDLVRYIATFEHTLAVMQTREGLLRTAEEYVLDLAADGVVYGEVRYAPELNTRGGLTMREVVETVQEGLAAGMAKAAAAGTPVRVGTLLCGMRMFDRVREAADLAVAFRDAGVVGFDIAGAEDGFPPADHLAAFEHLRRESVPFTIHAGEAHGLPSIHQALQVCGAQRIGHGVRLTEDIPDLGGGKLGRLASWVRDRRIALEMCPTSNLQTGAATSIAEHPITPLKDLGFRVTVNTDNRLVSGTTMTREMTLLVEQAGWTAEDLRTVTLNAVKSAFLPYDERVALIRDVVLPGYEAALCSSPRA; encoded by the coding sequence ATGTCATCTACGCGCATAGACGCCGACACGATCCGCCGCCTCCCCAAGGCGGTCCTGCACGACCACCTCGACGGCGGCCTGCGCCCGGCCACGGTCGTGGAGCTGGCCGAGACCGTCGGCCACCCGCTGCCCACCACCGACCCGGACGAGCTCGCCGCCTGGTACGTGGAGGCCGCGAACTCCGGCGACCTGGTCCGCTACATCGCCACCTTCGAGCACACCCTGGCCGTGATGCAGACCCGCGAGGGCCTGCTGCGCACCGCCGAGGAGTACGTCCTCGACCTCGCCGCCGACGGGGTCGTCTACGGCGAGGTGCGCTACGCCCCCGAGCTGAACACCCGGGGCGGGCTGACCATGCGCGAGGTCGTGGAGACCGTCCAGGAGGGTCTGGCCGCCGGCATGGCCAAGGCGGCCGCCGCCGGCACGCCCGTCCGGGTCGGCACGCTGCTGTGCGGCATGCGGATGTTCGACCGGGTCCGCGAGGCCGCCGACCTGGCCGTCGCCTTCCGGGACGCCGGGGTCGTCGGCTTCGACATCGCCGGCGCCGAGGACGGCTTCCCGCCCGCCGACCACCTCGCCGCCTTCGAGCACCTGCGCCGCGAGAGCGTGCCGTTCACCATCCACGCCGGCGAGGCCCACGGACTGCCCAGCATCCACCAGGCCCTCCAGGTGTGCGGCGCCCAGCGCATCGGGCACGGCGTGCGCCTCACCGAGGACATCCCGGACCTCGGGGGCGGCAAGCTCGGCCGGCTCGCCTCCTGGGTCCGCGACCGCCGCATCGCCCTGGAGATGTGCCCCACCTCCAACCTCCAGACCGGCGCCGCGACCTCGATCGCCGAGCACCCGATCACCCCGCTGAAGGACCTCGGCTTCCGCGTCACCGTCAACACCGACAACCGCCTGGTCTCCGGCACCACCATGACCCGGGAGATGACCCTGCTGGTCGAGCAGGCCGGCTGGACGGCCGAGGACCTGCGCACGGTCACCCTGAACGCGGTCAAGAGCGCGTTCCTGCCGTACGACGAGCGCGTCGCGCTGATCCGGGACGTCGTCCTGCCGGGTTACGAAGCGGCGCTCTGCAGCAGCCCGCGGGCGTAG
- a CDS encoding chaplin: MRRVTRNGAIAVAAASGAMAMAMPAYADSGAGGVAAGSPGAVSGNSVQLPVHVPANVCGNTVNVVGLLNPAAGNTCVNEDVRQEDASRGSAKGTSGGSGTSGGSGTSGGSGTSGASAGSDAQGSPGLLSGNGVQLPAHVPVNVSGNSVNVVGIGDPATDNSSVNTPGERPAEPDPDRIVPARTLPAPVPQQAAPAEQVALAETGADRTVPVLATGAALFLGGIALHRRARLRTGG, from the coding sequence ATGCGAAGGGTTACCCGAAACGGTGCGATCGCCGTCGCCGCCGCGTCCGGCGCGATGGCCATGGCGATGCCGGCGTACGCCGATTCCGGGGCGGGGGGCGTCGCGGCCGGATCGCCCGGAGCGGTGTCCGGGAACTCCGTGCAGCTCCCGGTGCACGTCCCGGCGAACGTGTGCGGGAACACGGTGAACGTGGTGGGCCTCCTCAACCCGGCCGCGGGCAACACCTGCGTCAACGAGGACGTCCGACAGGAGGACGCGTCCCGCGGCTCCGCGAAGGGCACGTCCGGCGGGTCGGGCACGTCCGGCGGGTCGGGCACGTCCGGCGGGTCGGGCACGTCCGGCGCGTCCGCCGGGAGCGACGCGCAGGGCTCGCCGGGCCTGCTGTCGGGCAACGGCGTGCAGCTGCCGGCGCACGTCCCGGTCAACGTGAGCGGCAACAGCGTGAACGTGGTCGGCATCGGCGACCCGGCCACGGACAACAGCTCCGTCAACACCCCCGGCGAGCGTCCGGCGGAGCCCGACCCCGACCGGATCGTGCCGGCCCGCACCCTCCCCGCCCCCGTGCCGCAGCAGGCGGCCCCCGCGGAGCAGGTCGCGCTCGCCGAGACGGGCGCGGACCGGACGGTCCCGGTGCTCGCGACCGGCGCCGCACTGTTCCTGGGCGGGATCGCCCTCCACCGCCGCGCCCGGCTCCGCACGGGCGGCTGA
- a CDS encoding GlsB/YeaQ/YmgE family stress response membrane protein codes for MEIDGIISALVIGIVIGVLGRLVVPGRQRIGVLWTILVGIVAALIGSALAAAFGVADTKGVDWVEWLIQIGLAAVGVAALDRTKAGR; via the coding sequence ATGGAGATCGACGGCATCATCAGTGCCCTCGTCATCGGCATCGTCATCGGCGTCCTGGGCCGACTGGTCGTCCCGGGCCGCCAGCGCATCGGGGTGCTGTGGACGATCCTCGTCGGCATCGTCGCCGCCCTCATCGGCTCGGCCCTCGCGGCGGCGTTCGGGGTGGCGGACACCAAGGGGGTGGACTGGGTGGAGTGGCTGATCCAGATCGGCCTCGCGGCGGTGGGCGTGGCCGCCCTGGACCGCACGAAGGCCGGCCGCTGA
- a CDS encoding alpha/beta hydrolase: MLGELSERLRGGDHANALPPSFRRGAAAGAVGLVLLATGLTATGRDEPDLGRFHDQTIAWSACEGTEVPEDLQCGTVTVPLDYADPGKGTLELALARYRASSDDPRGSVLLNFGGPGGSGVQGLAQGRKDFLGLTDDYDVVSFDPRGVGRSSPVSCGTDATSRALEATDGEETGDPRDALRQLREVAAECEKNSGPVLAHMGTVDVARDLDVMRQALGDKKLNYLGFSYGTRLGAVYAARFPDKVGRMALDGVDTLTEPLAEQGLASARGQQTALDNFLTWCTGELSCPFGQDARAARAQVVELVRSLDDTPVPSAFGYEFTGQDLAGAIAQGLYAKEMWPLLQRALAELVEDGDTSGVESLASGGTAPSPARPDEPLADAEDVPLDNLPAALMAVNCADDPDRPDAEHLAEELTRLRETYEEASPVFGPYRLAQVVLCHGRPKGTDYIREQVKDLDTPKMLLVGTRGDPATPYHWTEQTAKRLGPSAVVLDNRGEGHTGYGSSECVHRKVDDFLLHGTLPPSGSSCGAEDENRI, translated from the coding sequence ATGCTGGGCGAGCTGTCCGAGCGACTCCGGGGCGGTGACCACGCGAACGCGCTGCCGCCCTCCTTCCGGCGTGGCGCGGCGGCCGGAGCGGTCGGGCTGGTCCTGCTGGCGACCGGCCTGACGGCCACCGGCCGCGACGAGCCGGACCTCGGCCGCTTCCACGACCAGACGATCGCGTGGTCCGCCTGCGAGGGCACGGAGGTGCCGGAGGACCTCCAGTGCGGGACGGTCACCGTGCCGCTCGACTACGCCGACCCCGGCAAGGGCACCCTCGAGCTGGCGCTCGCCCGCTACCGCGCGTCCTCCGACGACCCCCGCGGCTCGGTGCTGCTGAACTTCGGCGGTCCGGGCGGCTCCGGGGTGCAGGGGCTCGCCCAGGGCCGCAAGGACTTCCTCGGTCTGACCGACGACTACGACGTGGTGTCGTTCGACCCGCGGGGCGTGGGCCGCTCCTCCCCGGTGAGCTGCGGGACCGACGCCACCAGCCGCGCGCTGGAGGCGACCGACGGCGAGGAGACGGGCGATCCGCGGGACGCGCTGCGGCAGTTGCGCGAGGTGGCGGCCGAGTGCGAGAAGAACTCCGGGCCGGTCCTCGCCCACATGGGCACCGTGGACGTGGCCCGCGACCTGGACGTGATGCGTCAGGCGCTCGGCGACAAGAAGCTCAACTACCTCGGGTTCTCCTACGGGACCCGCCTCGGCGCGGTCTACGCGGCCCGGTTCCCCGACAAGGTCGGCCGGATGGCGCTGGACGGTGTGGACACGCTGACCGAGCCGCTGGCCGAGCAGGGGCTCGCCAGCGCCCGCGGGCAGCAGACGGCGCTGGACAACTTCCTCACCTGGTGCACCGGGGAACTCTCCTGCCCGTTCGGACAGGACGCGCGCGCCGCCCGCGCACAGGTCGTGGAGCTGGTCCGCTCCCTCGACGACACCCCGGTGCCGTCCGCCTTCGGCTACGAGTTCACCGGCCAGGACCTGGCCGGCGCCATCGCCCAGGGCCTCTACGCCAAGGAGATGTGGCCGCTGCTGCAGCGGGCGCTCGCCGAGCTGGTGGAGGACGGCGACACGAGCGGCGTGGAATCCCTCGCGTCCGGCGGGACGGCCCCCTCCCCCGCGCGCCCGGACGAGCCGCTCGCCGACGCGGAGGACGTGCCGCTGGACAATCTGCCGGCGGCGCTGATGGCGGTGAACTGCGCCGACGACCCCGACCGTCCGGACGCGGAACACCTCGCCGAGGAACTCACGCGCCTGCGTGAGACGTACGAGGAGGCGTCTCCGGTGTTCGGGCCGTACCGGCTGGCGCAGGTGGTGCTGTGCCACGGCCGGCCCAAGGGGACCGACTACATCCGCGAGCAGGTCAAGGACCTCGACACCCCGAAGATGCTGCTGGTGGGCACCCGGGGCGACCCGGCCACCCCGTACCACTGGACGGAGCAGACGGCGAAGCGGCTGGGCCCGTCGGCCGTGGTGCTGGACAACCGCGGCGAGGGCCACACCGGCTACGGTTCGTCCGAGTGCGTCCACCGCAAGGTCGACGACTTCCTGCTGCACGGCACGCTCCCGCCGAGCGGCAGCTCCTGCGGCGCGGAGGACGAGAACCGGATCTGA
- a CDS encoding LysR substrate-binding domain-containing protein → MELRHLQHFVAVAEDRHFTRAAERLMVSQSGLSASVRALERELQTPLFVRTTRRVTLTEAGRALLAEAERILAQVRAAHEAVAAVQGVLRGTLAVGTEQCIAGVNVAGLLAAFRRRHPDVEIRLRQWGSAALAEEVAAGRLDLAFAYRTDADPDQLRAVPLTGEPMTVLCHPGHRLARAGAPVTPQELAGEVFVDFHPDWGPRRATDAAFAVADVRRTVALEVNDVHSLLDLVDENLGVAVVPRHFRHKRPSLTALPLKDTGEAAYETVALVPSPRATSPAARALMELLDTGTRDAGR, encoded by the coding sequence ATGGAACTGCGCCATCTCCAGCATTTCGTGGCCGTCGCCGAGGACCGGCACTTCACCCGTGCGGCGGAACGGCTGATGGTCTCCCAGTCGGGCCTGTCGGCGTCCGTCCGGGCGCTGGAGCGCGAGCTGCAGACACCGCTGTTCGTGCGGACCACCCGCAGGGTGACGCTCACCGAGGCGGGGCGGGCGCTGCTCGCGGAGGCCGAACGCATCCTGGCACAGGTGCGGGCCGCGCACGAGGCGGTGGCCGCGGTGCAGGGCGTGCTGCGCGGCACCCTCGCGGTGGGGACGGAGCAGTGCATCGCCGGGGTGAACGTGGCCGGGCTGCTCGCCGCGTTCCGACGGCGCCACCCGGACGTGGAGATACGGCTGCGGCAGTGGGGCTCGGCCGCGCTCGCCGAGGAGGTCGCGGCCGGGCGGCTGGACCTCGCCTTCGCCTACCGCACCGACGCGGACCCGGACCAGCTGCGCGCCGTGCCGCTGACCGGCGAGCCGATGACCGTGCTGTGCCACCCCGGTCACCGGCTCGCCCGCGCCGGGGCGCCGGTCACCCCGCAGGAGCTGGCCGGCGAGGTGTTCGTCGACTTCCACCCCGACTGGGGCCCGCGCCGCGCCACCGATGCGGCCTTCGCGGTCGCGGACGTGCGGCGCACGGTGGCGCTGGAGGTGAACGACGTGCACAGCCTGCTCGACCTGGTCGACGAGAACCTGGGCGTGGCGGTGGTGCCGCGGCACTTCCGGCACAAGCGCCCGTCGCTCACCGCGCTGCCGCTCAAGGACACCGGCGAGGCGGCGTACGAGACGGTGGCGCTGGTGCCGTCGCCGCGCGCGACCAGCCCGGCGGCGCGGGCGCTGATGGAGCTGCTGGACACCGGGACGCGTGACGCCGGAAGGTGA
- a CDS encoding SPW repeat protein has translation MANVSHQRGDLSSHPDAPEMRARYERVLGSRDVAFVDGPVFLLGLYCAVSPWVLHYTTSQPSLVAHNLIVGIAIGLLALGFTAAPSRMYGLSGAMCALGIWMIISPWVVGTDPDAGVIWNNLIIGALTVILGTACAATAARAASKSSRS, from the coding sequence ATGGCCAACGTCTCACACCAGCGCGGTGATCTCTCCAGTCATCCGGACGCACCCGAGATGCGCGCACGGTACGAGCGTGTCCTCGGCAGCCGTGACGTGGCCTTCGTGGACGGGCCGGTGTTCCTGCTCGGCCTCTACTGCGCGGTGTCCCCGTGGGTCCTCCACTACACGACGAGCCAGCCGTCGCTCGTGGCGCACAACCTGATCGTCGGCATCGCGATCGGCCTGCTCGCCCTCGGCTTCACGGCGGCCCCCTCGCGCATGTACGGCCTCAGCGGAGCCATGTGCGCGCTGGGCATCTGGATGATCATCTCGCCATGGGTGGTGGGCACCGACCCCGACGCCGGAGTGATCTGGAACAACCTCATCATCGGCGCCCTCACCGTGATCCTGGGCACCGCCTGCGCCGCCACCGCGGCCAGGGCCGCTTCCAAGTCGTCGCGGTCGTAG
- a CDS encoding PI-PLC domain-containing protein: MRTPHALLATAVTTAALAAAVAAPAPAAGADTVPPPGTYYVQSAVTGLNAADASGTVEQHRPRGNEDRQQWSLRPDGAGHLLESTDSPGVCLGRAGDRARTVSCGAAEARWRLAPLGADRYALAAPGTGGRLTVAPKPAGATHPAPLSVGGGDGDLASWYLTPVDTPGGPVPPRERRTLDQVTFLTAHNAYANGVDGGFAPPLIDLFPNQNRGVQQQLADGVRGFMLDIHQTPDGAVLCHNSCTLVRRPVALWVDLQRITDFLRAHPEEFVTVFLEDYVEPGVLRAELDRVRGLPDVLYRPDRTGVREHGWPTMGELAAAGHRLLIFTDHSKEADRSAGLTRDSFGVMYQREWTVENHWSMGPGVGASDWSCHSRWYDADTTIPLTRTEPGFRPLFVMNHFRDAAVASTAATDNAKLADRARRFCQPAARKKPTYLAVDRYDLGNPAAAVAALNTYAYP, translated from the coding sequence ATGCGCACCCCCCACGCCCTGCTCGCCACCGCCGTCACGACCGCCGCGCTCGCCGCGGCGGTCGCGGCGCCCGCGCCCGCGGCGGGCGCCGACACCGTGCCGCCGCCCGGCACGTACTACGTCCAGAGCGCCGTCACCGGCCTCAACGCCGCCGACGCCTCCGGGACGGTCGAACAGCATCGGCCGCGCGGGAACGAGGACCGCCAGCAGTGGTCCCTGCGCCCCGACGGCGCCGGACACCTGCTGGAGAGCACCGACAGCCCCGGCGTCTGTCTCGGACGGGCCGGCGACCGGGCCCGCACCGTGTCCTGCGGAGCCGCCGAGGCGCGCTGGCGGCTCGCCCCGCTCGGCGCCGACCGGTACGCGCTCGCCGCACCCGGCACCGGCGGGCGGCTCACCGTCGCCCCGAAACCCGCCGGAGCCACTCACCCCGCGCCGCTGTCGGTCGGGGGCGGTGACGGCGACCTCGCGTCCTGGTACCTCACCCCGGTCGACACGCCCGGCGGCCCCGTGCCGCCGCGGGAGCGGCGCACCCTGGACCAGGTCACGTTCCTCACCGCGCACAACGCCTACGCGAACGGCGTCGACGGTGGTTTCGCCCCGCCCCTCATCGACCTCTTCCCCAACCAGAACCGTGGCGTCCAACAGCAACTCGCCGACGGCGTACGCGGGTTCATGCTGGACATCCACCAGACGCCGGACGGCGCCGTCCTCTGTCACAACAGCTGCACCCTGGTGCGCAGACCCGTCGCCCTGTGGGTGGACCTCCAGCGGATCACCGACTTCCTGCGCGCCCACCCCGAGGAGTTCGTCACCGTCTTCCTCGAGGACTACGTCGAGCCGGGCGTCCTGCGCGCCGAACTGGACCGGGTGCGGGGTCTGCCGGACGTGCTCTACCGCCCCGACCGCACCGGGGTGCGCGAGCACGGCTGGCCCACGATGGGCGAACTGGCCGCCGCCGGACACCGGTTGCTGATCTTCACCGACCACAGCAAGGAGGCGGACCGGTCGGCCGGGCTGACGCGGGACAGCTTCGGTGTGATGTACCAGCGGGAGTGGACCGTCGAGAACCACTGGTCCATGGGGCCGGGCGTGGGCGCCTCCGACTGGTCCTGCCACAGCCGCTGGTACGACGCGGACACCACGATCCCGCTGACCCGCACCGAGCCCGGCTTCCGGCCCCTCTTCGTCATGAACCACTTCCGGGACGCCGCCGTCGCCTCCACGGCCGCCACCGACAACGCCAAGCTCGCCGACCGCGCCCGCCGGTTCTGCCAGCCGGCCGCCCGCAAGAAGCCCACCTACCTCGCCGTCGACCGCTACGACCTGGGGAACCCCGCGGCCGCCGTCGCCGCGCTGAACACCTACGCCTATCCGTGA
- a CDS encoding GNAT family N-acetyltransferase, translating to MHAATTPALLALYDREIRQGARPEGPDDHVERVGRVVRRTAPAHGWNGVVWSGLASPGEADAAIAEQIAHYTAHGLAFEWKLYAHDTPADLGRRLTAAGFTREPDETLMAAETGGLSLNVDVPDGIRVVPVTDRTGVDRVAEVHERAFGDDASRLRRRLLDALTATPDEVVAVLALAGEEPVSAARLELTPGTTFAGLWGGGTVPEWRGRGVYRALVAHRARVAAARGRRHLHVDASSQSRPILRRLGFTALTVTTPYVYEPAPGPGHGRGGHGPGPAPHRRDRR from the coding sequence ATGCATGCCGCCACCACACCGGCCCTGCTCGCCCTCTACGACCGCGAGATACGACAGGGAGCCCGTCCCGAAGGCCCCGACGACCACGTCGAACGCGTCGGCCGGGTGGTGCGCCGCACCGCCCCCGCGCACGGCTGGAACGGCGTCGTCTGGTCCGGGCTCGCCTCGCCCGGCGAGGCGGACGCGGCGATCGCGGAGCAGATCGCGCACTACACGGCTCACGGCCTCGCCTTCGAGTGGAAGCTGTACGCCCACGACACCCCGGCGGACCTCGGCCGGCGACTCACCGCGGCCGGGTTCACCCGGGAGCCCGACGAGACGCTCATGGCGGCGGAGACCGGCGGGCTGTCCCTGAACGTGGACGTGCCCGACGGCATCCGGGTCGTACCGGTCACCGACCGGACCGGTGTCGACCGGGTGGCCGAGGTGCACGAACGGGCCTTCGGCGACGACGCGTCCCGCCTGCGCCGCCGGCTCCTCGACGCGCTGACCGCCACCCCGGACGAGGTCGTCGCCGTCCTCGCCCTGGCCGGCGAGGAACCGGTGAGCGCGGCCCGCCTGGAACTGACCCCCGGCACGACGTTCGCCGGGCTGTGGGGCGGCGGCACCGTACCGGAGTGGCGGGGCCGCGGCGTCTACCGCGCCCTGGTCGCCCACCGCGCCCGCGTCGCCGCCGCCCGCGGCCGCCGCCACCTCCACGTCGACGCCTCGTCGCAGAGCCGCCCCATCCTGCGGCGCCTGGGCTTCACGGCCCTGACGGTCACGACGCCGTACGTGTACGAGCCCGCCCCCGGGCCGGGGCACGGGCGGGGAGGACACGGCCCGGGTCCGGCTCCGCACCGGCGTGACCGCCGGTAG